One Skermanella pratensis genomic window, CGGCCAAGCCCGCGAAGCCGGCGCAGAGCACCGCCTGGATCACGGTCGCCGCGGTCGCGAGCCGCTGCATCGCCGTGATCTCGGTCCAGCGCTGGGCGGCCTCGCCGGCGCTCACGCTGTTGATCCCGAGCATCATGGCCTGGATCGGCCCGCGCAGCAGAGGCAGCCGGACCAGAAGCTCCGCCACGACGACGCCGTCGAAGCCGCCGCGGGACGCCACGAGCGCATCCGTTTCGTCAACGAAACGACCTATCTCGCCGATGGTACCGTCATAGAAGGCGCGGCCGGTGAACATCTGCCGGTAGGTGCCGCCGCGCACGATGTTGAGCCGGCTGACGAAGACCTCGTACCGGCGCTCCGCTGCTGCGGCATCGCTGAGGCCGGCCGAAGCCTCCAGCAAGGCCACGTGCAGCCGGTGGTGCTCGGTCCCGAGCTGGAAGAAGGCCCAGGCTTGGTTGTCGGTCCCGCCGGCCAGCACGCCGATGGTCTTGTTCGACAGCGCGTACTGGAGTGCTCCGACGATGGAGAAGGAGACGACGACGGCCAAGCCCAGCCCCGCCAAGGCGGCGCGCAGTCCCCGTGTCAAGGCTCGACCCTGATCCGGTCGATCTGCCAAATCGCCCGGAAGAACCAGGCGTCGTTTTGCAATTCGGGATGGTCATCGAACGGAAACATCAACCAGAACGGCCCACGCTCCCGCGGCGGGATGGGCTTGCCGTTCATGGAGGTCGCGATGATCGGCCGGTAACGCAGGATGTCCGTTAGCGACAACTCGACCTTGTAGTCGTCCCTGGCGATCAACGAGACCTTGTTGCCCTCGGCTTTCAGCAGCGCCAGCACGTCGGTCAGGTACGGGCCGGAGAAGCTGGCCTTGCCGGTCCACGGGGTGGCGGTGGCGATCTCCACCGCCGGCAGCCCGGCAAGCTGTTCCGAATCGAGCGTCTCCGCCGCCGCGAGGCCGGCGCCGGAGACGCTGATCTGCGCCGCCAGCACCGGCCTCGCGGCGGTCCAGGAAGCCAGCGAAATCAGGAAGGTGGCGGCAAGGATGCGGGCAATCATGATGGGGGCGGGTCCGTGCAGGGCGAGTTGGCCCGTGGAGATTACCCCATTCGGCGAAAAAATGCCCGCATCCGCATCGGCTCAGGGCGTAACCGCCGTCGCGACCTCCCGGTCGACGCCGACCGGCCTGTGAAGTTCGTTGTACCGCTCGATCGCCTTGAACACCGGGGGATGGCAGGGCCGGTCGATATAGCGCCCGGCGCCTCGGGCGGTGCGCAGTTCGCCGTCGGTCCAGACCAGGTTGCCCTGGGACAGCGTATGCCGGGCGATACCTTTCACCTCCATCCCCTCGTAGATGTTGAAATCCACGTTCTGATGGTGGGTCTTGGCCGAGATGGTCCGGGTGCCCTCGGGATCCCAGACGACGAGATCGGCATCCGCCCCGACCTGGACCGCGCCTTTGCGCGGGTAGAGGTTGAAGATCTGGGCGCAGTTGGTCGAGGTGATCCGGACGAACTCGTTGGGCGTCAGGCGTCCCGTGCCGACGCCGTTGTGCCACAGGATCGACATGCGATCCTCGATCCCGCCGGTGCCGTTGGGGATCTTGGTGAAATTGTCGCGCCCCGCCGCCTTCTGCGGCGCGCAGAAGCAGCAATGGTCCGTCGCCGTGGTCTGCAAGCCGCCGGAGGACAGGCCGGCCCACAGGGCCTCCTGGTGGTGCTTGGCGCGGAACGGCGGGCTCATCACATAGGCGGCGGCGGTCTGCCAGTCGGGATTGCGGTAGACCGACTCGTCGATCACCAGATGCTGGGCCAGCACTTCTCCGAACACCCGATGCCCGGCGGCGCGGGCGCGGGATATCGCCTGGGTCGCCTGCTCGGTCGAGACATGGACGATATAGACCGGCGCGCCCAGCACGTTGGCGATGGCGATGGCGCGCTGCGCCGCCTCGCCCTCGACCTGGGGCGGCCGGGACAGGGCATGGCCTTCCGGCCCGGTGATGCCCTGCTCCAGCAGCGTCTTCTGCAGGTGGAACACGGCGTCGCCGTTCTCCGCATGGACGGTGCACAGGGCGCCCAACTCCTGCGCGCGGGCGAAGCTGTTCAGCAGGATGCCGTCATCGACCATGATGGCGCCCTTGTAGGCCATGAAATGCTTGAAGGAGTTGACGCCGTGCTCGCGCGTCAGCACGCCCATCTCCTCCCGCACCTGGTCGGACCACCAGGTGACCGCGACATGGAAGGAATAATCGGTCGCCGCCTTCTCCGCCCAGCCGCGCCACTGCTTGTACGCCTCGACCAGCGACTGCTGCGGGGCCGGGATCACGAAGTCGATGATCATGGTGGTGCCGCCCGCCGCCCCCGCCGAGGTGCCGGAGAAGAAATCCTCGCTCGCGACCGTTCCCATGAAGGGCAGTTCCATGTGGGTGTGCGGATCGATGCCGCCCGGCATGACATACATGCCGCCCGCGTCGACCACGTCAGATCCGGCCGGCGGATCGAAACCGTCGCCGATCGCGACGATCGTGCCGTTCTCGCAATAGACGTCGGCGCGGAAGCTCTGCTCGGCGGTCACGACGGTTCCGCCGCGGATCAGGATCGACATGAAGCTTTTTCTCCCCGTTGTTCCGTGTCCGGTATCCTGGACCCTTGTCCTGGTCCCACGCCGAGCGTAGCGCAGGGAGGCCATGGCCCGAAACGCGAAAAGCCCCCGATGCCGGGGCATCGGGGGCTTTCCGTGGAAAGCTCTCCGCGGAACGGAGCGCTTAGTGCAAGTTGCGCGGCAGGTCGGCGATTGCGGCGTCGACCAGCTTGGCGGACTGCGAGGCGTCCATGTTCTCCGCGATCAGGCGGCCGCTGGCGGCGATCGCGAGATCGACCGTCAGGCTCTTCACTTCCTGAAGGGCCAGGGCTTCCGCCTGGGCGATCTTGTCCATCGCCTGGGCTTCGCGCCGCTTCATGGAGGCGTCGAGGTCGGCCGCCGCATGAAGCCGAAGCCGCTCGGCTTCCTCGCGGGCATGGGCGATGATGTCCTCGGCTTCCTTCAGCGCGTCGCGCTGACGACGCTGGTAGGAGGCGAGGGTGGACTGAGCATCCTCGCGCAGCCGCTGCGCCTCCTCCAGTTCCTGGCGGATCTTGTCCGCCCGGTCGTCCAGCATCGCCGTCAGGGCCTTGGCGCCCGGGCGGAATGCGAAGAAGAGGAAGATGAAGAAGGCGACGGCGACCCAGAATTCAGCAGCTTGAAACATCAGCCACGCTCCTGCATCACGGCGCCGACGGCCGTATCGGCCCGGGCGGCATCGACCTTGATGCCACCGAGCTTCTCGGCGGCCTGCTGGGCGATCTCGACCGCCACGGAGCGGACGCTGGTGAGCGCCGTTTCCTTGGCCGCGTTGATCCGCTCCTCGGCGGCGCGGGTCTTGGCAGCCAGATCGGCATTGAACTGGGCCTGACGGCCGGACGACGCCGAAGCGATGTCGGCGGTCGTGGCGGCCATCACCGACTGGGCGTGCGTCCGGGCGTCGGTCAGGGCCTTTTCGTAGCCCTCCATGACACCGGCCGACTCTTCCCGGAGCGAAGACGCCCGGTCGAGGTCGTTGGTGATCCGCTCCTGCCGCTCTTCCAGGACCTCGGCGACCTTGGGCAGAGCCACCTTGGCCATGAGGAAGTAGAGGGCTATGAACGAGATCGCCAGCCAGATCAACTGGGGGGCGAATACGGTGGGATCGAGCTGAGGCAAGCCGCCGCTGGCATGTTCCGCACCATGGGCCATGTCGGCCCCGTGCGCCGCATCGCCGGCCGCTCCATGATCCGCCTGGGCCAGGGCGCCGCCCGCCGTGACGACGAGCATCGTCCAGGCAAGACCAGCGCGCCCGGCCAGTCTGCCCGCACGCAGACGAGCCAAAAACTTGGGCATGATCGATCCCCTAAGCTTGCGGCGCCGGTCGCCGGGACGGTGATCCCGTTGAGCCAGGCGCCGCATGTGAGCGAAAACCAGCTTCGTTCAGGCTCGAGCTTAGGCGAACAGGATGAGGAAGGCGATCAGCAGGGCGAAGAGCGCCACGGCTTCCGTCAGCGCGAAGCCCAGAATGCCGATCGGGAAGACCGCCGCGCGCGATGCCGGGTTGCGGGCGATCGAGCTGATCAGGGTCGAGAAGATGTTGCCGATGCCGAGGCCAACACCGAACAGGGCGAAAACCGCCAGACCGGCGCCGATGAACTTAGCGGCTTCTGCGTCCATGATTAGATACCCTTCTATTGACTGGAAAGTAAGACAGGTGGGTGGTGTGGAGTAACCCGCGGCGCGGCACCGATCATTGGCCGAAGGGGCCGATCAGTGCAGCTCCAGGGCGTCGCGGATGTACAGGCAGGTCAGGATCGTGAACACGTAGGCCTGAAGAAGGGCCACGAGGATTTCGAAACCGACCAGTGCAACGTTGATCGCGAGCGGCAGGATGCCGATCGTGTAGCCGAGGCCGCCGAGACCGGCGCCGAGCAGGACCGAGAAGCCGCCGAACACCTTCAGCATCGTATGGCCGGCCATCATGTTGGCGAACAACCGGATGGACAGGCTGACCGGACGCGACAGGTAGGACAGGACCTCGATCGGGATCAGGATCGGCGCCAGCGCGATCGGCGCGCCGTGCGGCATGAACAGCGAGAAGAAGTGGAAGCCGTGCTTGATCAGGCCCAGCAGGGTGACGAAGACGAACACCGTCAAGGCCAGCCCGAAGGTGACGATGATGTGGCTGGTGAACGTGAAGGTCCCCGGGATCATGCCCAGCAGGTTTCCGACCAGGATGAACATGAACAGCGAGAACACGAAGGGGAAGTATTTCCGCGCATCGGGACCCGCGTTCTCGCGCACCATGTTGGCGACGAACTCGTAGAACATTTCAGCCAGCGACTGCATGCGGCCCGGGATGAGGGCCCGGCCGCGCATGCCGAAGATGAAGCCGGTGATCAGCGCGACTGCAATCACCATGTACAGCGATTGCTGAACGATGCGTCGAGGCCGCCGACATTGATCGGCACGTACCTCTGGATTTGGAATTGGTGAAGCGGATCCACGGTCGTCCTCGTTCAGCCAAACTTTGCGTCTGGCGCTGTTATTTGTTCCGGCCCGTCTTCCGGCTTCCGCATGCTCCGGGAGCGTAGCCGACGCCTGACGGCCCGGTAGACAACAATTGGCGCCAAGGAAAAACATCCCGATCAGGCGGCGTCAAGCGCGATCCAGCAGCAGATGCCGACGCCTATGATCATGGCGGCCACCAGCTCGATCCCGATCCGGAAGGCGAGCCGAGGGATTTCCTCGGCAGGTCGTCGTCACCGTCAGGCTTGACAGCCGGGCCGGCGTTACGTTCCCGCGCCTTCGCAAACGGGCATCGAAATCGTCCAACGAAGACGGGGGAGACTGGTCGTCGCTCATGTCCGGTCCCACTTCCCCCGGTTGGCCGGGAAGCCGCGCGAAAGCGGCGGCACCATACGGTTAGGGCAGTACCCTGTCAAGTCGCAAAACCCTCCCCTCAAGTGGTTGAATTACTTGAATTTCCGCGAACCCTTCGAAAGGCTCTTTGGAGAGGCTTTCGGGGGCCTTGAAGCGCCGATGCGACACTATGTACGCCCCGGCGCGTACCGCGCGGCGCCGGTTCCGGGCGATCCCGGGCCGTTCGTCAGGACTTCAGGTGGGCGGCGATCGTTTCCGCCATCTTCTCCGGCGCCGTGCCGTGGGCGAAGGCCTCGATGAACTTGCCGTCGGGACCCATTAGACGAAGGACGAGTGGTCCATCGTGTAGTAGTCCGTCCTTTGGCGAAATAGACCGGTAGGCCCGCGCCGCTCCGGCGACCTGCTCCGGCGTGCCGGTCAGCCCCACGAGCCGGGATGGAACTGGGCGACATATTCGGCCATCTGCGTCACGGTGTCGCGCTCCGGGTCGATCGTGACGAACAGCGGCTGGACCTCGTCGGCCCTGTCGCCCAGGCGGTCGAGGGCCGTGGCCATCACCTGCAGTTCGGTCGGGCAGACGTCCGGACAGAACGTGAAGCCGAAATAGACCAGCATGTGGCGGCCCTGGTAATCGGCCTGGGTGACGGGCCGGCCGGTGTGGTCGGTGAGCGAGAACGCGCCGCCGATCAGGGCCGTGCCGGTCTGGGTCCCGCTCCGGGTGCCGCCGGGGAGTTGGGAGACCTGCCACCAGACGATCCCGGCGGCGATCAGCAGGCCGATCAGGGTGCCGACGGCGAGGCGGATGAGGCGTTGGTTCATTTGACTGCTTGCGTGGGACGGCGATTCACACCTTGACCGGGTTATCTGTTCGGTCGAGGGTAGGGCGCAGCGGGACCAATCGCCGCAGCCCTGTTGTCCTGCAGCATTCCTAAACCGCCGGGTGCCAGTCCATGAGGATCGGACCATGAAGATCGGAATTGTCGGAGCCGGTTTCGTCGGAAGCGCGCCGCTGCCTACGCCATGGTGATGCGGGGCGTCGGCACGGAAATCGTCCTGGTGGACGCAACCGCGACTTGGCGGCGGCGCAGGCCGAGGACATCCTGCACGCGACCCCGTCGCTCGGCGACTACGGCGATTTTCCTGCGTGGTGGTGCTGGCGGCCGGCGCCAACCAGCGGCCGGGCGAGACGCGGCTGGAACTGCTGGAACGCAATGCCGCCGTCTTCGGCGAGATCATTCCCAGCGTCCTGTCGAGCGCGCCCGACGCGATCCTGCTGATCGCGACAAACCCCGTCGACGTCATGACCCAGGTCTCGCTGGACATCGCCCGCCGGACCCGGCCCGACATGCCGGCCGGGCGGGTGATCGGCTCCGGCACGATCCTGGACACCGCCCGATTCCGGGCGTTGCTGGGCCGGCACCTGGGCATATCGCCGAAATCGGTCCATGCCCACGTGCTGGGCGAACACGGCGACAGCGAGGTGCTCCACTGGTCGGGCGCCGACGCCGGGCGATGCCGGTTTCGGAATTCGCCGAACAGGTCGGCCGGCCGCTGACCGACGCCGTTCGGGCTGAGATCGACGAGGGCGTGCGCGGCGCCGCCGGCCGGATCATCAAGGGCAAGGGCGCCACATGGTACGGCATCGGCGGCGGTTTGGCGCGCATCGCCCAGGCGATCTCGGCCGACGAGCGCGCCGTCGTCACCTGCTCGATCGTCAACCCGGAGGTGGCCGGCGTCGAGACGGTGGCGCTGTCCCTGCCGCGCATCCTCGGCATCAACGGGGTGATCGAGACGCTGCGGCCGACCTTGGATGACGGTGAGACGAAGGCGCTGGCGCGGAGCGCCGAGATCCTGAAGGAAGCCGTGTCGAAGCTCGGACTCGGGTAGAACCGACAGCCGTTCCGGGCGCTTCCGGCAGCCGCTCCCGCCGCCCGGCGGCAACGGCCCTGGCGTCGCGAAGACCCAGGGCCCCCTTGCAACCCGTCCGACCCCTGCAATACACTGCGGCCGTCCGGGCGAGAAGCCCGCAGGCATGGAATCGGCAGTGGGCATGCGCTTCACACGGGTCTTGGCGGTCGTGCTGTTCAGTCTCCTCCTCGGCTGGGGAGGCGCCGTCATGTCCGGTGCCGCCGCTTCCGTCACGCTTCATCCTGACGTGTCTTCGGGCGAAAGCGCCGGGGACGGCTGCGACGAGCGGCCGGGGCACCATGGTCGCTCGGGGCACCACGGGCACTCGGGGAACCATGGTCACCCGATCACCGAGGGCGACCAGCATTCCAAACTCTCCCACCAGGGCTGCTGCGCGATGGCCTGCGGCATGTCGGCCCTGGAACCGGCCGATCCCGGGGTGAACCCCGTCGAGTGGGCGTTCGCCCGCGTCCTGCCCTGGCCGACGACGCGCTCCGCGATCGATCCGTCTCCCCTTGCGGCGGCCCCCAGACCCACGGCCTGACGCCGACCACCCCTCGCTTTCCGGTTCCGGGCCGTCGCGCCCGGAAGCGGCCACTTTTCCATGTCTCCCGGCGCCGATGGTGTCGGAGACGGAGGACATCCGACATGCGTCCGCATATCCGCACCCTGCATGCCGTCGCCGCCCTCGTGACCGGCGCCGGCTTCCTGGCCGTTTCGGCCGCGGCCGTCGCCGCGCCCGGCAAGGCCGGCCACACGCACGATACCACCGCGATCGGCGAGCCCGCGAAGGCGACCGCCAAGACACGCACCGTCCAGGTCGAGATGGGCGACAATTACTACGAGCCCGAGACCATTGCGGTGAAGGCCGGGGAGACCGTCCGCTTCGTCGTCAGGAACACAGGCGAGTTCCTGCACGAGTTCAACATCGGCACCGCGGATGCATGCGGCCCACCAGAAGGAAATGGCCATGATGGTGGACCACGGCATGCTGACGAGACCGGCGTGAACGAGGAGATGATGAAGATGGACCACTCCGGCATGCCGGACATGGGTCATTCCATGAAGCACGACGACCCCAACAGCGTCCTCGTGGAGCCCGGCCAGACCAGGGAACTGGTCTGGAAGTTCTCCAAGCAGGCCACGATCGAGTTCGCCTGCAACATGCCGGGCCATTACGAGTCCGGGATGGTCGCAAGGTCGCGATCCAGCGCTGAGGGGCGACCCATGCACGAGCCATCACGCGGCCTTTCCGCCGCGCCGCCCTCAGGCTCGCCGGAGCGGCGGGCCTGGCGGGCATCGTCACGGTCCATCCGGGCCGCCGCGTCTTCGCGGCCGCCGACCGGAGCCTGGACCTTGCCGTAGAACGGACCCGCATCACGATCGACGGGGAGACCAGCGGCGCCATTTCCATCGGCGGCTCGATCCGGCGCCCACGCTGCGCTGGCGCGAGGGTCAGGAGGTGGTCGTCCACGTGACCAACCGGCTGGACGAGGCGACCTCCGTCCACTGGCACGGCCTGCTGCTCCAGGGCGTCATGGACGGCGCGCCGGCTTCAACGGCTACCGGCCGATCGTCCCGGCGAGACCTACACCTACCGGTTCGAGCTGCGCCAGGCCGGCACCTACTGGTACCACAGCCACTCCGCCTCGCAGGAGCAGGAGGGCATGTACGGCGCCATCGTGATCGAGCCCGCCGGGCGCGATCCCGTCCGGACCGACCGCGACTACGTCGTGCTGCTTTCCGACCACACGCCCGAAGCGCCCGAGTCAGTGCTGCGCAAGCTCAAGGTCAGCGAAGGCTATTACAACAACGGCAGGCGCACCCTGGTCGATTTCTTCCGGGACGCCCGGCGCGACGGCCTGGGCGCCGCGATCGACGACCGCCTCGACTGGGGCGGGATGCGCATGGATGCCACCGACCTCGCCGACGTGACCGGATACCGGTTCCTGGTCAACGGCAAGGGCCCGAAGGACAACTGGACCGCCGTCTGCAACCCGGGCGAGCGGGTGCGGCTCAGGGTCATCAACGGCTCGGCTATGTCGATCTTCGACGTCCGCATCCCCGGCCTGTCCATGACCGTGGTCGCGGCCGACGGGCAGAACGTCGTGCCGGTGAAGGTCGACGAGTTCCGCATCGGCGTCGGCGAGACCTATGACGTCGTCGTCATGCCGACCGGGGACAAGCCTTTCACCTTCTTCGCCGAGCCGATCGACCGCACGGGCTTCGCCCGGGCGACGCTCGCCTCCCGGGAAGGTCTGGAGGGCGAGATCCCCGAGCGGCGCCCCCGCGCCATCCTGACCATGGCCGACATGGCCATGGCCCATGGCGGTATGGACCATGGCTCGATGGACCACGGCACCATGGATCATGGTTCGATGGACCACGGCGCCATGGCCGGCATGAATCACGGTTCCATGCCCGGAATGGACCACGGTCCGATGCAGGGCATGGATCACGGTGCCGCGGCACGCCCGGAACGCGCGGTCGGCTGGGCCGACGCGGGGACGCCCCCGGGGCAAAGGCCCTCTCCTACGCGGACCTGAAGTCGTTCTCGAAGTCCGGGGACCGGCGCGAGCCCTCCCACGAGATCGAGATCCAGCTCACGGGCATGATGTCGCGCTACATCTGGACCCTGAACGGCCGGAAGTTCGACGAGGATGCCGCGATCCGGGTCGCTTACGGCGATCGGATCCGGATCCGCTTCGTCAACACGACCATGATGGCCCACCCGATGCACCTGCACGGCATGTTCGTCGAGCTGGAGAACGGCCAGACGGACCGGATGCCCCGGAAGCACGTCGTGCTCGTGCCGCCGGGCCAGGTCACCACGGTCCAGCTGACCGCCGACGAACCCGGCGAATGGCCCCTCCACTGCCATCTCCTCTACCACATGGCCTCGGGCATGATGACGCGGTTCATCGTCGAACCCCGCACGGCGAGCCTCTGATGCGGGGACCGGTATGCGAATGACCAAGACAAGCCTCCGATCGGCGGCGCTCGCGGCCGGCGCCGTCCTGCTGGCGTTGTCGGCGGTCCCGCCGCGCGCCGCCGCGCAGGAACACGGCGGACCCCGGGACGGGGACCAAGCCGAGCAGTTCCACGAGGAGCCGCCGATCCTCTCGACTCTCCTCATCGACCGGCTGGAGCATCGGTGGCGGGACGGCGAGAATTCGATCGACTGGGAGGTGCAGGGCTGGATCGGCGGAGACACCAATAAGGCCTGGTTCAACGTCGAAGGCAGCAAGGCCGTGGACGGGGAGGTGGAGGAAGCGGAATTCCAGTTCCTCTACAGCCGCATGACGTCGGAGTTCTGGGACCTCCAGGCCGGCATCCGTCACGACGTTCGTCCCCGGCCCCAGACGACCTATGGAGTGGTCGGGTTCCAGGGGGTGGCGCCGTACTTCTTCGACGTGACCGCCCAGCTCTTCGTCAGCGAGGACGGCGACTTCAGCGCCCGCCTGGAAGCCGAGTACGACCTGCTCATCACGCAGAAGCTCGTCCTCCAGCCGGTCGCCGAGGTCAACGTCTCGGCCCAGCGGGTCCGCGAGCTTCATGTCGGTTCCGGTTTCAACGACGTGGAGCTGGGATTGCGCCTCCGCTACGAGGTCGTCCGCGAGTTCGCTCCCTATGTCGGCGTGAACTGGGAACGGAAGCTGGGCGAGACCGCCGACATCGCCCGCGACCACGGTGAGGACCCGAGCGACCTGTCCTTCGTCACCGGCGTGCGGTTCTGGTTCTAGGGTTCGAGCCCTCCGGTTCCGCTGAGTCGGTTCGCCGTAAGTCGGCCTGGGCCAAAGGCCGGCTTACGGCGCTCCGCACCGCCGTAAGATCAGGAGAGCAGCGGCATCATCGCGGCGACCAGCGGGTGGCGGACGATGTCCTGGGTGGTCATCCGGACGATGGCGACGTCGTCCAGCGGGTCGAGCCGGCGGACGGCCTCCTCCAGGCCGGACATGCCGGGCAGCAAGTCGGTCTGGTCGGGGTCGCCGGTGATCACCATGGTGGAATGCCAGCCCAGGCGGGTCAGCAGCATCTTGATCTGCTGGAACGTCATGTTCTGCGCCTCGTCCACGATGACGAAGCTGCGCGAGATCGTCCGCCCGCGCATATAGGCGAGGGGCGCGATCTCGACCGTGCCGTCCTTGGTCATCTGGCGCACCTGGCGGGCGCCCAGCCGGTCGGACAGCGCGTCGTAGATCGGGCGCATCCACGGGTCCATCTTCTCGTTGATGTCGCCGGGCAGGAAGCCCAGGCTCTCGCCCGCCTCGACGACCGGCCGGGTGATCACGATGCGGGTGACCCTGCCGGCGCTCATCGCCTCGACCGCCTTGGTGACGGCCAGGTAGGTCTTGCCGGTCCCGGCGGGACCGACCGCCAGCGTCAGCGCGTGGGCGTCGATCGCGGCCATCAGCGCTTCCTGGTTGGACGTGCGCGGCTTCACCGTCTTCAGGTAGCTCTGTTCGCGGAAGCCGTCCTCGTCGGCTTCGGTGAGAGCCACGACCCGGGCCGAGGATGCGGTGCGTTTCGCCATGGTGCGTCGTCCTTTCCCTTCGCTGGCATCCTGGTTGAGGGGATCCCAGGCGCTGCATGTGTCAAACGGGGCTCTCATCGATCACCTCCTGCTGCCGAAGCGGCGTTGGGCCATGTCGTTCTCCTGGACCGTTGAAACCGGGACTTGAAGCTGGGCGCGGGCACAAAAAAACCTCCCGGACGGGAGGTTCGATCGTGCAGTCGGCTGACGCGTCGAGGCGGATGGCTGTCCGGCGGCGACGAAGGCTTTGAGCCCCGCACGCTGGATCCGGAATGCTTCTCGACGGGTCGGACAAGGGAAGAGGCTCCTGTCGTCTGTGTCAGCCTTGATGTCACCAAGGATAACCGTCAAATTCTCGCTTTGTCGCCGTTATTTCGTGGGGCCAATAAAAAATTCATCTACATGTTGCGGGTTACCCACGTCGCGCCCGCCAGGGCGACGCCGGCATGGCGTATGCGCGCGTATTTGCCTATGCTGGCGCCACGGTATCGGGCTCGGAGGTGACGGGGGTAGGCATGGCGAGCAGGTTCACGTCGATCTGGAACGAGAAGAAGCCAGCGTCCGGAGCCGCGCGGCCTTCGGGGCGTCCTGTCCGGGGCCGGGCCGGGGTGGCGAGCGGCGCCGCGGACAGCGAGAGCGGCGACGAAGGGGACGACTCGGCGGCGCGGTCCCTGCGGGCGTTGAAGGTGATGTTCGACCGCGGGTTGATGACCGAGGCGGAGTATGAACAGCGCAGGACGGCACTGGCCGGCAAAGCCGCGGAGCGGCCTTCCGACGGCGGCTGAGACCTGCCGGGCAGGTTTGAAGAGTTTGTCAAAAAATGAGTATATCGGCACCATAATTTGTAGTTTTTGAGGCACAGACCCCAAGAATTAGGCTATGGTCCGCAGTCTAGCCCGGCCGCGGGGCTGGTCGCGGAAATATCCGCAGGTTATGGTTAACTAGACGCTTGCACTTCGGGGCCATGGCTCGCTAGAAGGAGTAGCCATTTTCTCGATTTTCGTAAGGGCGGTCGATTTCAACCCGTGGGGCCAGGGCAGGGGACGGCGGTGCCGGACGCCTGCCGGGCGGCGGCCATCATGATAAGTGGTAGGGGTTTGTGAGAAGCACCAGTCAGATTTCGGAACGTGACGCGCCGTTCCAGCTCAGGGGCAACAGCTTCACCGTCATGGTGCTTAAGCTGGTGGCCCCCGATGACCCGTCGTTCTTCCCCCAACTGCTGAGCAAGATCCGCCAGGCGCCGAACTTTTTCCGGAACGCCCCCGTGGTGCTCGACCTGGACGACCTGGAGGAAGGCGCCGGCCCCGCCGACTTCATCGATTTCGTCGTCACCCTGCGCCAGAACAGCCTGATCCCGGTCGGCATCCAGGGCGGCACCCCGGCCCAGCAGGCCGCGGCTTTCGAGGCCGGGCTGACGGTCATGCCGACCGGCCGTCCGAGCCGCGAGCCGGAGCGCGACTTCCAGCGGCCGGCCCCCGGCCGGGCGCCGACCGACCCGCTGCCGCCGCGCAACCCCGCACCGGCGGGCGACGCCGCGCCGGCGCAGGAATTCCAGAAGACCACCCTGATCATCACCGAGCCGGTGCGCTCGGGCCGGCAGATCTACGCCGCGCGCGGCGACCTGATCGTGCTGGGACCGGTCAGCGCCGGGGCCGAGCTGCTGGCCGACGGCAACATCCATGTCTACAGCTCGCTGCGCGGACGCGCGCTGGCGGGCATCTCCGGCGATACCGCCGCCCGCATCTTCTGCCACAGCCTGGAGGCGGAACTGGTATCGATCGCCGGGCTCTATCGGGTCAGCGAGGATCTGGACGCCTCGGTGTTCAAGAAGCAGGTTCACATATATCTGGACGACGGATATCTGCGCATGGATCCGTTGTCATGAGCCGCGGCAAAGAAACAAGTTCGCAATCAACTTCGAAGAGTGGAGAGGCTTCCTTGGCCAAGGT contains:
- a CDS encoding copper resistance protein B; amino-acid sequence: MTKTSLRSAALAAGAVLLALSAVPPRAAAQEHGGPRDGDQAEQFHEEPPILSTLLIDRLEHRWRDGENSIDWEVQGWIGGDTNKAWFNVEGSKAVDGEVEEAEFQFLYSRMTSEFWDLQAGIRHDVRPRPQTTYGVVGFQGVAPYFFDVTAQLFVSEDGDFSARLEAEYDLLITQKLVLQPVAEVNVSAQRVRELHVGSGFNDVELGLRLRYEVVREFAPYVGVNWERKLGETADIARDHGEDPSDLSFVTGVRFWF
- a CDS encoding PhoH family protein; the protein is MAKRTASSARVVALTEADEDGFREQSYLKTVKPRTSNQEALMAAIDAHALTLAVGPAGTGKTYLAVTKAVEAMSAGRVTRIVITRPVVEAGESLGFLPGDINEKMDPWMRPIYDALSDRLGARQVRQMTKDGTVEIAPLAYMRGRTISRSFVIVDEAQNMTFQQIKMLLTRLGWHSTMVITGDPDQTDLLPGMSGLEEAVRRLDPLDDVAIVRMTTQDIVRHPLVAAMMPLLS
- a CDS encoding SHOCT domain-containing protein, translating into MASRFTSIWNEKKPASGAARPSGRPVRGRAGVASGAADSESGDEGDDSAARSLRALKVMFDRGLMTEAEYEQRRTALAGKAAERPSDGG
- the minC gene encoding septum site-determining protein MinC translates to MRSTSQISERDAPFQLRGNSFTVMVLKLVAPDDPSFFPQLLSKIRQAPNFFRNAPVVLDLDDLEEGAGPADFIDFVVTLRQNSLIPVGIQGGTPAQQAAAFEAGLTVMPTGRPSREPERDFQRPAPGRAPTDPLPPRNPAPAGDAAPAQEFQKTTLIITEPVRSGRQIYAARGDLIVLGPVSAGAELLADGNIHVYSSLRGRALAGISGDTAARIFCHSLEAELVSIAGLYRVSEDLDASVFKKQVHIYLDDGYLRMDPLS